The Candidatus Methylomirabilis tolerans genome contains a region encoding:
- a CDS encoding ferredoxin family protein, with protein sequence MAYVVADPCIGTKDHACVDVCPVECFYEGDELLFIHPEECIDCAACEPECPVAAIFEASQVPEKWQNFIQMNADACKEGHTLPVAVQRAAWEAQKEEEGSQANLYYKKYPPKH encoded by the coding sequence ATGGCGTACGTTGTAGCCGATCCATGTATCGGCACCAAAGACCATGCGTGTGTAGATGTCTGTCCGGTGGAGTGCTTCTACGAGGGTGATGAGCTGCTTTTTATTCACCCGGAGGAGTGCATTGATTGCGCCGCCTGCGAGCCGGAATGCCCGGTTGCTGCGATCTTTGAAGCGTCTCAGGTTCCGGAGAAGTGGCAAAATTTCATCCAGATGAATGCCGATGCGTGTAAGGAAGGACATACCCTTCCGGTGGCGGTCCAGCGAGCTGCGTGGGAGGCCCAGAAGGAGGAAGAGGGAAGCCAGGCCAACCTCTACTACAAAAAGTACCCCCCAAAGCACTAG
- a CDS encoding DUF59 domain-containing protein — translation MGTSEIEAEIIEALRTCYDPEIPVNIYDLGLIYEVQVEPSGLARVTMTLTSPHCPAAAELPAQVEMKVRCVPGVADAQVEVVWDPPWDSSKLSEAAKLQLGFL, via the coding sequence ATGGGCACGAGTGAGATCGAGGCGGAGATTATCGAGGCTCTGCGCACCTGCTATGATCCGGAGATCCCTGTCAACATCTACGATCTGGGGCTGATTTATGAGGTGCAGGTCGAGCCTTCTGGCTTAGCCAGGGTGACAATGACCCTGACGTCGCCGCATTGTCCGGCCGCAGCAGAATTACCGGCGCAGGTCGAGATGAAGGTGCGGTGTGTCCCTGGTGTGGCGGATGCCCAGGTCGAGGTGGTCTGGGATCCACCATGGGATTCATCGAAGCTGTCCGAAGCTGCCAAGCTTCAGCTCGGCTTCTTGTAG